The Congregibacter litoralis KT71 genome contains a region encoding:
- a CDS encoding DUF411 domain-containing protein, whose amino-acid sequence MKPLHTYLRFPALIVFLLFLTACSESENHATKSATIATLDVYKSRTCQCCQQWVHHMEDVGFDTKTHHPSDLNRIKNDYGIAPEFQSCHTAVTSNGYVFEGHIPARFVQQFLENPPDDAIGLSVPGMPAGSPGMEMGDRFTPYKVWLLKKDGSADVFASVNSRDQQ is encoded by the coding sequence ATGAAGCCGTTACATACCTATCTGCGCTTTCCGGCGCTGATCGTATTCCTGTTATTTCTTACCGCTTGTTCAGAAAGCGAAAATCACGCAACTAAAAGCGCAACGATTGCCACGTTGGATGTTTATAAAAGCCGCACCTGTCAATGCTGCCAGCAATGGGTTCACCATATGGAAGATGTTGGTTTTGACACAAAAACCCACCACCCGTCGGACTTGAATCGCATTAAAAATGACTATGGCATAGCACCTGAGTTCCAGTCCTGCCATACAGCAGTGACGAGTAACGGTTATGTGTTCGAAGGCCATATCCCTGCGCGCTTTGTTCAGCAGTTTCTGGAAAACCCTCCTGATGACGCCATCGGCCTTAGTGTGCCCGGCATGCCGGCAGGCAGCCCGGGTATGGAGATGGGTGACAGGTTTACGCCTTACAAGGTATGGCTGCTTAAAAAAGACGGTTCGGCTGACGTGTTTGCATCTGTGAATAGTCGCGATCAGCAATAG